In the genome of Ignavibacteriales bacterium, one region contains:
- a CDS encoding T9SS type A sorting domain-containing protein: MLRKQTTFILALFVSMMTVLSYAQDQNTLPEEVWSKIKVKNNDVIQHQTDFEYIPVPQVTRYFDLKEGTDATVSPNFRPWPTTNTTQSELSVDVHPTNSDIIFASANATPWPVSGIYGTGVYWSLNGTTTWTGFDNPPFGGNSGDPVSVIGTNGYFYEGYINNSSGQGISVSSNNGTSWSSYTVAPNPGSLADKNHLMVDRHPGSPFENRVYAAWTDFGGTNDYDVVFKWSSNNGQTWSAAINISNSLNSYLNQGVNIQTGPNGEVYVIWAVYATSPVTNGEDGIGFAKSTDGGVTFSVPSYIYQATNFGIRGTLSSKSGIRVSSFPSAAVDRSGGINHGNIYVTWPQRGVAPAGSDPDIVSVRSINGGDNWSAPVRVNSDPMNNGKDQYYPWMTVDQATGQVNYVFYDSRDVNNDSAQVYMARSLDGAQTFENIKISDGKFKPAPISGLAGGYQGDYIGIAALNNIAYPYWAESRTGVYQGWMAVVTFGPGISHTPLTNTENLAGPYVINCTIESTNPLNPNRIYMHWGRGALTDSVLMTNTTGNNYTASIPGNGLPAVYRYYIYAEDNTGATGTLPGGAPGNYFSFEAATDIVPPVISHNPLGNQPEIRWPSDVSADVTDNIGVDTVSCEYRVNNGALTGSFLMPLVSGNTYEGIFPIDTALIAIGDSVEYRIRARDNSNGGNIGFSPASGYYKFYIIDVKGVVLVVDADVTLEARISPEKGSGGDLVTPLGASSTLFANTLVADGYAVDEVTFSAMNPATLDDYDIVILSGGVATTNMFNDATKRTAVINYTLAGGKTIVEGGEVGYIYRQQTTEVDVNFRRTLLLDSSWISDVSGGSLLVRVPAHPMFNNPNTIPGTVAVTNSSGSGYGARDAMRILPNVPGVRKLAGWSTYPDSAGIFIYYVNNDTTQPRNIFFSFSVGQITDQNIAANLIENAVWILSPANSVVPVELVSFNANANGNNVNLNWTTATEVNNSGFAVERRTAGTMFERIGFVRGNGSTTQASVYSFTDSKLPDGNYTYRLKQIDYDGTTSYSNEVNVEVASPRVFALDQNYPNPFNPSTVIKYSIPADGFVTLAVYNLLGEKVATLVNDNLKAGGHEVNFDASNLSSGVYFYRLESGSFTAVKKLMLLK; the protein is encoded by the coding sequence ATGCTAAGAAAACAGACAACTTTCATACTTGCTTTGTTTGTAAGTATGATGACTGTATTATCGTACGCGCAGGATCAAAACACACTGCCGGAAGAGGTATGGTCAAAAATTAAGGTGAAGAATAATGACGTTATTCAACATCAAACCGATTTTGAATATATACCTGTTCCGCAGGTAACACGTTACTTTGATCTGAAAGAGGGAACAGACGCAACAGTATCACCTAACTTCAGACCCTGGCCTACAACAAATACAACACAATCTGAATTAAGTGTTGATGTTCATCCAACAAATTCCGATATAATTTTTGCAAGCGCCAACGCCACACCATGGCCTGTTTCAGGTATATATGGTACAGGCGTTTATTGGTCATTAAATGGAACAACAACCTGGACAGGATTTGATAATCCTCCGTTCGGTGGTAACTCAGGTGACCCGGTATCTGTGATCGGAACTAACGGATATTTTTATGAAGGGTATATAAACAATTCAAGTGGTCAGGGAATTTCAGTTTCATCAAACAACGGAACCTCCTGGTCATCATACACAGTAGCTCCAAATCCTGGAAGTCTTGCCGACAAAAATCACCTGATGGTTGACAGGCATCCTGGCAGTCCCTTTGAAAACAGAGTGTACGCAGCATGGACAGACTTCGGCGGTACAAATGATTATGATGTTGTTTTCAAGTGGTCTTCAAATAATGGACAGACCTGGAGTGCAGCCATAAATATTTCCAATTCACTTAACAGTTATCTAAATCAAGGTGTAAACATACAAACCGGACCTAACGGTGAAGTGTATGTAATATGGGCTGTGTACGCAACATCACCTGTTACTAATGGTGAAGACGGAATTGGTTTTGCTAAATCTACTGATGGCGGAGTTACATTCTCAGTACCATCATACATTTACCAGGCAACAAACTTTGGTATAAGAGGAACACTTTCAAGCAAAAGCGGTATCAGGGTTTCTTCATTCCCGTCAGCCGCAGTTGATCGTTCAGGCGGAATTAATCACGGTAATATATATGTTACCTGGCCGCAAAGGGGTGTAGCTCCGGCTGGAAGTGATCCGGATATTGTAAGCGTTAGATCAATAAATGGCGGAGACAACTGGAGCGCGCCTGTAAGAGTGAATAGCGATCCAATGAATAACGGCAAAGATCAGTATTATCCATGGATGACAGTTGATCAGGCTACCGGTCAGGTCAATTATGTATTCTATGACAGCCGTGATGTTAACAACGACAGTGCGCAGGTTTATATGGCTCGTTCTCTCGATGGTGCACAGACTTTTGAAAATATAAAAATCAGTGACGGCAAATTTAAACCGGCACCAATATCAGGATTAGCTGGCGGTTACCAGGGAGATTATATCGGAATTGCAGCATTAAATAATATAGCATATCCATACTGGGCTGAAAGCAGAACCGGAGTTTATCAGGGATGGATGGCTGTCGTTACTTTTGGTCCCGGAATTTCTCATACCCCGCTGACAAATACAGAAAATCTTGCAGGTCCATACGTAATTAATTGTACAATTGAATCAACCAATCCGCTTAACCCAAACAGGATCTATATGCACTGGGGAAGAGGCGCGTTAACTGATTCTGTACTTATGACAAACACAACCGGAAATAATTATACAGCAAGTATTCCGGGTAACGGATTACCTGCTGTTTACCGTTATTATATTTATGCAGAAGATAATACCGGCGCAACCGGTACATTACCGGGCGGCGCACCGGGAAACTATTTCTCATTTGAAGCTGCAACAGATATTGTTCCTCCTGTAATTTCTCACAATCCTCTCGGCAACCAGCCGGAAATCAGATGGCCTTCTGATGTTTCCGCAGATGTAACAGATAACATCGGTGTTGATACAGTAAGCTGTGAATACCGTGTAAACAACGGCGCACTTACCGGATCATTCCTTATGCCTCTCGTTTCAGGAAACACTTATGAAGGAATATTCCCTATTGATACTGCACTGATTGCAATCGGTGATTCCGTTGAATATCGCATCAGAGCAAGAGATAACTCAAACGGCGGCAACATAGGATTCAGTCCTGCATCAGGTTATTACAAGTTCTACATAATAGATGTTAAAGGTGTTGTTCTCGTTGTAGATGCAGACGTTACTCTTGAAGCAAGAATTTCTCCTGAAAAGGGAAGCGGCGGAGATCTTGTTACTCCTCTCGGTGCATCTTCCACATTATTTGCAAATACTTTGGTAGCTGATGGATATGCAGTTGATGAAGTTACTTTCTCTGCAATGAATCCGGCAACACTTGATGATTATGACATAGTGATTTTATCAGGCGGTGTTGCAACCACAAATATGTTCAATGACGCTACCAAGCGTACTGCTGTTATTAACTACACTCTCGCCGGTGGAAAAACAATAGTTGAAGGCGGTGAGGTTGGATATATTTACCGTCAGCAGACAACCGAAGTGGATGTTAATTTCAGAAGAACATTACTTTTAGACAGCAGCTGGATAAGTGACGTTTCAGGCGGCTCCCTCTTAGTCAGAGTGCCTGCTCACCCGATGTTCAATAATCCAAATACTATTCCCGGTACAGTAGCTGTTACTAACTCAAGTGGTTCAGGTTACGGTGCACGTGATGCTATGAGAATTTTACCTAATGTACCTGGCGTAAGAAAACTTGCTGGTTGGAGTACTTATCCTGATTCAGCAGGTATCTTTATTTATTATGTGAACAACGATACAACACAACCCAGAAATATTTTCTTCTCGTTTTCTGTTGGACAGATCACAGATCAGAATATTGCTGCAAACCTGATTGAAAATGCTGTATGGATATTAAGTCCTGCAAACTCTGTGGTTCCTGTTGAACTTGTTTCATTCAATGCAAACGCAAACGGGAATAATGTTAATCTAAACTGGACAACAGCTACAGAAGTTAACAACTCAGGTTTCGCGGTTGAAAGAAGAACTGCCGGAACAATGTTTGAGAGAATAGGATTTGTAAGAGGCAACGGTTCAACCACACAGGCTTCTGTATATTCATTCACAGATTCCAAACTGCCTGACGGAAATTATACTTACCGGTTAAAACAGATAGACTATGACGGAACAACAAGCTACTCAAATGAAGTTAATGTTGAAGTTGCTTCACCAAGAGTATTCGCACTTGATCAGAACTATCCTAACCCGTTCAACCCGTCAACAGTTATTAAGTATTCTATTCCTGCTGATGGATTTGTAACACTTGCTGTTTACAATCTTCTCGGCGAAAAAGTTGCGACACTTGTTAACGATAATCTTAAAGCAGGCGGACACGAAGTTAACTTCGACGCTTCAAACCTTTCAAGCGGTGTTTACTTCTACCGGCTTGAATCAGGCAGCTTTACAGCGGTTAAGAAGTTGATGCTTCTCAAGTAA